The proteins below are encoded in one region of Chloroflexota bacterium:
- a CDS encoding ABC transporter substrate-binding protein, which yields MTTPKRIHPGVLAAQEQLAEGRMSRREFLRTATLLGVSASAAYVMAACGGPATTAAPAATNAPAATAAPTGGVKRGGTLKVAISVPAVDHPARFSWVFDSNEFRLIFEYLTETGPDNITKPYMLESWEASDDLKEWTLNLRQDIKWTNGDPFVANDVLFNFKEWLNVDTKSSILGLWTGFLTIENVQVVDDHTVKLKLDAPKLDVPETLFHYPAQIMHPSFNGDITTGKNPSTGPYVLKEYKVGERVVIEKREGYWQNGLDGQPLPYLDSIEFIDLGNDQTAAVAAIQAGQVDTIYDLTVDSYLALRDNPKLKINPQATSQVRVMRMRVDLDPWTDNRVRSALKMCQDRQKILDQAYFGQGILGHDVHVSPVHPEFAPMDVPKYDPDGAKKLLQEAGVATPLEVKISVGTGWTDIVAYIETLKADAAAGGINVVLDTMENNAYWNLWTETAVGVTPWTHRPLGVMVLPLAYIADTDGNPVPWNESRWVDEEFSTLLQKAQGTLDLEARRAIMKDIQRIQLERGSIGISWWQNIWRVYNPKFQNIGAHPTDYYLWREVWLNPDA from the coding sequence ATGACCACCCCAAAACGGATTCACCCTGGCGTGCTGGCCGCCCAGGAACAACTCGCTGAGGGCCGCATGAGCCGCCGCGAGTTTCTGCGCACGGCCACCCTGTTGGGCGTCAGCGCCTCTGCGGCCTACGTGATGGCCGCCTGCGGCGGCCCGGCCACCACCGCCGCCCCGGCCGCCACCAATGCGCCCGCGGCCACTGCCGCCCCGACCGGCGGAGTCAAACGTGGCGGCACCCTCAAAGTCGCCATTTCGGTCCCGGCTGTCGATCACCCCGCCCGCTTCTCCTGGGTATTCGACTCCAACGAATTCCGCCTGATCTTCGAGTACCTGACCGAGACCGGCCCCGACAACATCACCAAGCCCTACATGCTCGAAAGCTGGGAGGCCAGCGACGACCTCAAAGAGTGGACGCTCAACCTCCGCCAGGACATCAAGTGGACGAACGGCGATCCCTTCGTGGCCAACGACGTGCTCTTCAACTTCAAGGAATGGCTCAACGTTGACACCAAGTCGTCCATTCTCGGCCTGTGGACGGGTTTCCTCACCATCGAGAACGTCCAGGTGGTGGACGATCACACGGTCAAGCTGAAACTCGACGCGCCCAAGCTGGATGTGCCGGAGACTCTCTTCCACTACCCGGCGCAGATCATGCACCCCAGCTTCAACGGCGACATCACCACCGGCAAGAACCCCAGCACCGGCCCGTACGTCCTCAAGGAATACAAGGTCGGCGAGCGCGTCGTCATCGAGAAGCGCGAGGGCTATTGGCAGAACGGCTTGGACGGCCAGCCCCTGCCCTACCTCGACAGCATCGAGTTCATTGATCTGGGCAACGACCAGACCGCCGCTGTGGCCGCCATTCAGGCCGGCCAGGTGGATACGATCTACGATCTCACCGTTGACTCGTACCTGGCTCTGCGCGACAACCCCAAGCTCAAGATCAATCCGCAGGCGACTTCGCAGGTGCGCGTCATGCGCATGCGGGTGGACCTCGACCCGTGGACGGACAACCGCGTCCGCTCGGCGCTGAAGATGTGCCAGGATCGCCAGAAGATTCTGGATCAGGCCTACTTCGGCCAGGGCATCCTCGGCCACGACGTGCACGTCTCCCCGGTGCACCCGGAATTCGCTCCAATGGATGTGCCGAAATACGATCCGGACGGCGCGAAGAAGTTGCTTCAAGAAGCAGGCGTGGCGACGCCGCTCGAAGTCAAGATTTCCGTCGGCACCGGCTGGACGGACATTGTGGCCTACATCGAAACCTTGAAGGCCGACGCCGCCGCCGGTGGCATCAACGTCGTCCTCGACACGATGGAGAATAACGCCTACTGGAACCTGTGGACGGAAACCGCCGTCGGCGTCACCCCGTGGACTCACCGCCCGTTGGGAGTCATGGTTCTGCCCCTGGCCTACATTGCCGACACCGATGGCAACCCGGTGCCGTGGAACGAGAGCCGCTGGGTGGACGAAGAATTCAGCACCCTGCTCCAGAAGGCGCAAGGCACGCTCGATCTGGAAGCCCGTCGGGCGATCATGAAAGACATCCAGCGCATTCAACTCGAGCGCGGGTCAATCGGCATCTCCTGGTGGCAAAACATCTGGCGCGTCTACAACCCCAAGTTCCAGAACATCGGCGCGCATCCCACCGACTACTATCTGTGGCGTGAAGTGTGGCTCAACCCTGACGCTTAG
- a CDS encoding ABC transporter permease, protein MYKFLIRRILFLILTLLIVSVVIFAVSELAPGNIAINTLGNTITPEQEASFNAQNGLDQPALTRYTRWMVGSDWQAGSLVGYPVHRIYDASNDRYSWWAEGDNGVFFQNFTVDAETMYRSELQPDGSTRDVALPADVWKPNEDGILVFWGLDKEGHAAMWVKGENLQEWTLTTAAWANTPGAPRQYIPLQRGLLRGDPGVSFLTRRPVAETLIRRATNTGILAGIAFAFIMPISLVLGLIAGLNEGKFIDRLLSVGGLVTTATPEFASGVFLILIFSTWLKLLPGAVVVSSENAIFENPLMLALPVLTLTLVELGYVLRITRASMVEVMRTNYIRTAVLKGLPRFRVVFKHALRNALMAPITIIILHVNWLMGGIVVVETIFGYPGLGSYVLDAALFKDVFAVEAASMFLVFIAVGTQLFADFIYTYINPRIRYA, encoded by the coding sequence ATGTACAAATTCCTGATCCGGCGCATCCTCTTTTTGATCCTCACTCTGCTTATTGTTTCAGTTGTCATCTTTGCCGTCTCCGAGTTGGCCCCGGGCAACATCGCCATCAACACCCTGGGCAACACTATCACTCCGGAACAGGAAGCTTCTTTCAACGCCCAGAACGGCCTCGACCAGCCGGCCCTGACTCGATATACTCGCTGGATGGTGGGAAGCGACTGGCAGGCCGGGAGCCTCGTCGGCTACCCGGTGCATCGCATTTATGATGCCTCCAACGATCGTTACAGCTGGTGGGCTGAAGGTGACAATGGCGTGTTCTTCCAAAATTTCACCGTGGACGCCGAGACGATGTATCGTTCCGAATTGCAACCGGATGGTTCCACCCGCGACGTGGCCCTGCCAGCCGACGTGTGGAAGCCCAACGAAGACGGCATCCTTGTCTTCTGGGGCCTGGATAAAGAAGGCCATGCCGCCATGTGGGTGAAGGGCGAGAACCTGCAAGAGTGGACGCTGACCACGGCGGCCTGGGCCAACACGCCCGGCGCGCCACGCCAGTACATTCCTCTGCAACGCGGCCTCCTGCGCGGCGACCCCGGCGTCTCGTTTCTCACCCGCCGCCCGGTGGCCGAAACGTTGATTCGCCGCGCCACCAACACCGGCATCCTGGCCGGCATTGCCTTCGCCTTCATCATGCCCATCTCGCTGGTGTTGGGGCTGATTGCCGGCTTGAACGAGGGCAAGTTCATTGACCGGCTGTTGTCGGTGGGCGGGTTGGTAACGACGGCCACCCCGGAATTTGCCAGCGGCGTTTTTTTGATATTGATTTTTTCAACGTGGTTGAAGTTGTTGCCGGGGGCAGTCGTCGTCTCCAGTGAAAACGCCATTTTTGAAAACCCCCTCATGCTGGCCCTGCCCGTGCTGACTCTGACCCTGGTCGAGTTAGGCTACGTTTTGCGTATCACCCGCGCCAGCATGGTGGAAGTGATGCGGACGAACTACATCCGCACCGCCGTGCTCAAAGGCCTGCCGCGCTTCCGCGTCGTCTTCAAGCACGCCCTGCGCAACGCCCTCATGGCCCCGATCACCATCATCATCCTGCACGTCAACTGGCTGATGGGCGGCATCGTGGTGGTGGAGACCATCTTTGGCTACCCCGGCCTCGGCAGTTACGTGCTGGACGCCGCCCTCTTCAAAGACGTGTTCGCGGTGGAGGCGGCCTCCATGTTCCTGGTCTTCATCGCCGTCGGCACCCAACTCTTCGCCGACTTTATTTATACCTACATCAACCCTCGCATCCGTTATGCGTGA
- a CDS encoding ABC transporter permease, producing MATVEGSLRAPLAPARPTRWQRLREGLGLLTRSKIALVGLFLVSFWVIVAIFADSCIIDPACWINPSSSDDYQETPWLARYSPFEQFRGENLKGPSAKHWLGTDRLGRDLWARLAHGARIILTLAPLSVGLALIVGTTLGLAAGYFGGIVDEIVMRILDSMIAFPQILLYLIIIAALGPSAVNVVIAITLAGAPGIARLVRSLTLDIKTRDYIAAAQTRGENPWYIMFVEILPNARGPIIIDAMLRVGYAVFAIGTLGFLGLGLPPPSPDWGSIVSAGRKFIQAGHPWDALWASLATAMLVVGLNLLADGLSEEMQRYR from the coding sequence ATGGCTACTGTTGAAGGAAGTTTGAGAGCGCCCCTTGCCCCGGCGCGGCCCACGCGCTGGCAAAGGCTTCGCGAAGGGCTGGGCCTCCTCACCCGCTCGAAAATCGCCCTGGTCGGGCTGTTTCTGGTGAGCTTTTGGGTGATCGTCGCCATCTTTGCCGACAGTTGCATCATTGACCCTGCATGCTGGATCAACCCGAGTTCGTCCGACGACTACCAAGAGACGCCGTGGCTGGCGCGTTATTCGCCCTTCGAGCAATTCCGGGGCGAGAACCTGAAAGGGCCGTCGGCCAAACACTGGCTGGGCACCGACCGCCTGGGCCGCGACCTGTGGGCGCGGCTGGCGCACGGGGCGCGCATTATTTTGACTCTGGCTCCGCTGTCTGTAGGGCTGGCCCTGATCGTCGGCACGACTCTGGGGCTGGCCGCCGGTTACTTTGGCGGCATCGTAGACGAGATCGTAATGCGCATTCTGGACTCGATGATCGCCTTCCCGCAAATCCTGCTCTATCTCATCATCATCGCCGCCCTCGGCCCGTCAGCCGTCAACGTCGTCATCGCCATCACCCTGGCCGGCGCGCCCGGCATCGCCCGGCTGGTTCGCAGTTTGACGCTCGACATCAAGACTCGCGATTACATCGCCGCCGCCCAGACTCGCGGCGAGAACCCCTGGTACATCATGTTCGTCGAAATTCTGCCTAACGCGCGCGGCCCGATCATTATTGACGCCATGTTGCGCGTGGGCTACGCCGTCTTCGCCATCGGCACACTCGGCTTTTTGGGCCTGGGCCTGCCCCCGCCCTCGCCCGACTGGGGCAGCATCGTCAGCGCCGGGCGAAAGTTCATTCAGGCCGGCCACCCCTGGGACGCGCTGTGGGCCTCGCTGGCGACGGCCATGCTCGTCGTCGGCCTCAACCTGCTGGCCGATGGCCTCTCCGAGGAAATGCAGAGGTACCGGTAA
- a CDS encoding molybdopterin biosynthesis protein, translating into MNKRKIYLEDIPLEEAWSRLIGALEAANQWRPFPGETVPVGEALGRVTAEPVWAKLSAPHYHASAMDGWAVRAQSTNAATDTAPLQLAVPDQAQYVDTGDPLPAWADAVIPIENVQVFEKSPDTQSQIQNPKSKIEIRASVAPWSHIRAMGEDMVATELVLPSNHTLRPVDLGAIAGCGHTHVNVRRKPRVAVIPTGAELVPAGAEVKPGDIIEYNSLVLAAQVKTWGGLATRWPIIPDDFDKICAAAREAAQTHDLVLLNAGSSAGSEDFSALVVETLGALLVHGVAVRPGHPVILGMIDQAKTENPKSQNPKIPIIGVPGYPVSAAITGEIFVEPILSRWLGRAPAQPIQMPATLSRKIASPMGDDEYMRVTVGKVGDRIVATPLARGAGVITSLVRADGIVRIPRFSEGLQAGEQVTVHLYRAPAQIENTIVAIGSHDLCLDLLGQFLAERAPGMRLASANVGSLGGLIALRRGEAHLAGTHLLDPETGEYNLTYVKRYLPDMPVALVTLVGREQGLLAQRGNPKNIHTLADLARDDITFVNRQRGAGTRVLLDFEIEKIGLKAESIRGYEREEYTHLAVGAAVSSGVADCGLGIHSAATALELDFIPLFKERYDLAIPGAFFESSLLKPLLDVLQDGAFREAVSRLPGYDVRNMGTVVAEVL; encoded by the coding sequence ATGAACAAACGAAAAATCTATCTCGAAGACATCCCACTTGAAGAAGCCTGGTCACGGCTGATCGGGGCGCTGGAGGCCGCCAACCAGTGGCGGCCCTTCCCCGGTGAAACCGTCCCGGTTGGGGAAGCATTGGGCCGCGTCACTGCCGAACCGGTGTGGGCCAAACTCTCCGCCCCGCACTATCACGCCAGCGCGATGGATGGCTGGGCCGTCCGCGCCCAAAGCACAAACGCCGCCACCGACACCGCCCCGCTCCAGCTTGCCGTGCCCGACCAGGCCCAATACGTTGACACCGGCGACCCCCTGCCCGCCTGGGCCGACGCGGTTATTCCGATTGAGAACGTCCAGGTGTTTGAGAAGTCGCCAGACACGCAATCCCAAATCCAAAATCCAAAATCCAAAATTGAGATTCGCGCTTCCGTCGCTCCCTGGTCACACATTCGAGCGATGGGCGAAGACATGGTGGCCACCGAACTTGTCCTGCCGTCGAATCACACTCTGCGCCCGGTTGATCTGGGCGCGATTGCCGGTTGCGGCCACACCCACGTTAACGTCCGGCGCAAGCCGCGTGTCGCCGTCATCCCCACCGGCGCCGAGCTTGTCCCGGCTGGGGCCGAGGTCAAACCCGGCGACATCATCGAATACAACTCGCTCGTCCTTGCCGCCCAGGTGAAAACATGGGGCGGCCTCGCCACACGCTGGCCCATCATCCCCGACGACTTCGACAAAATCTGCGCCGCCGCGCGCGAGGCCGCGCAAACCCACGATCTCGTTCTCCTCAACGCCGGCTCCTCTGCCGGCTCCGAGGACTTCTCCGCCCTCGTCGTCGAAACGCTCGGCGCACTGCTCGTTCACGGCGTCGCCGTCCGGCCCGGCCACCCTGTCATCCTGGGAATGATCGATCAAGCCAAAACCGAAAACCCAAAATCTCAAAATCCCAAAATCCCAATTATCGGCGTGCCGGGCTACCCCGTCTCCGCCGCCATCACCGGTGAAATTTTCGTCGAGCCTATCCTCTCGCGCTGGCTTGGCCGCGCCCCGGCCCAACCGATCCAAATGCCGGCCACCCTCAGCCGCAAAATCGCTTCGCCGATGGGCGACGACGAGTACATGCGAGTCACCGTCGGCAAAGTGGGCGACCGAATCGTCGCCACGCCCCTCGCGCGCGGCGCGGGCGTCATCACCTCGCTCGTCCGCGCCGATGGCATCGTCCGAATCCCGCGCTTCTCCGAAGGCCTGCAGGCCGGCGAGCAAGTGACGGTTCATCTCTATCGCGCGCCTGCCCAAATCGAAAACACCATCGTCGCCATCGGCTCGCACGATCTCTGTCTCGATCTGCTCGGCCAGTTTCTGGCCGAGCGCGCGCCCGGCATGAGGCTCGCCTCCGCAAACGTCGGCAGTCTCGGCGGCTTGATCGCTTTGCGGCGCGGCGAAGCTCACCTGGCCGGAACGCACCTGCTCGACCCCGAAACGGGCGAGTACAACCTCACCTACGTCAAACGTTATTTGCCCGACATGCCGGTCGCGCTCGTCACCCTCGTGGGCCGCGAACAAGGTTTGCTCGCCCAGCGCGGCAATCCCAAAAACATTCACACCCTCGCCGATCTCGCCCGCGACGACATCACCTTTGTCAACCGCCAGCGCGGCGCAGGCACACGAGTGCTGTTGGATTTCGAGATCGAAAAAATTGGATTGAAAGCAGAATCGATTCGCGGCTACGAGCGTGAGGAATATACGCACCTGGCGGTCGGGGCCGCCGTCTCTTCAGGGGTGGCCGACTGCGGACTGGGCATCCACTCTGCCGCAACCGCGCTTGAACTGGATTTCATTCCTTTGTTCAAAGAACGTTACGACCTGGCAATTCCCGGCGCGTTCTTTGAATCATCTCTACTTAAACCACTGCTCGATGTTCTGCAAGACGGGGCCTTCCGTGAAGCGGTGAGCCGGTTGCCGGGGTATGACGTACGCAACATGGGAACGGTTGTGGCTGAGGTGCTATAA
- a CDS encoding response regulator, which yields MPKKKAFVVDDNRITAESVAKMLTLLDVESIICLGSREAIQKLATTLPDFMTLDVNMPGVSGIEVLRYIRRDPRTAHLPIIVISSEAQTQQQAVALAAGANIFLAKPVSFEHLEVAVKDALEKN from the coding sequence ATGCCTAAAAAGAAAGCTTTTGTCGTAGATGACAACCGCATCACCGCTGAGTCGGTTGCCAAGATGCTGACTCTGCTCGACGTTGAGTCAATTATCTGCCTCGGCTCGCGAGAGGCCATCCAAAAACTGGCGACGACCCTGCCAGACTTTATGACTCTCGACGTGAACATGCCGGGCGTGAGCGGCATTGAAGTCCTGCGTTACATTCGCCGCGACCCGCGCACCGCCCACCTGCCGATCATCGTCATCTCGTCGGAAGCGCAAACGCAGCAACAAGCAGTGGCCCTGGCCGCCGGGGCCAACATTTTTTTGGCCAAGCCTGTGAGCTTCGAGCATCTCGAAGTTGCGGTGAAAGATGCGCTGGAGAAGAACTAA
- a CDS encoding site-2 protease family protein — MAYEYVSSPDFTAPLRAVVAEVMDVADVTLGRNQEYAVRFRGQLRIDSVEAYERVADVFRAHDYTPLFRIEDGQHVIKALPGIINPRPSNPWINLILFVLTVFSAFYTGSLYSYHGPETDLGRVLFQALLQIYTGWPFALGMLSILLAHEFGHYIVARLNGAPVTLPYFIPMPYPISPFGTLGAVIAMKAPVRNRRILLDIGIAGPLAGFVVAVPVLIIGLMRSHIDLIPSSFPPGQGLSLEGNSIIYLLTKALVFGRLLPTPYSYGAGGPLLYWLRYFFTSTPPPLGGEDVLLDQVAWAGWAGLLVTGLNLIPAGQLDGGHTLYVLLGKRVEKILPVILVVLAGLGFFWPGWWLWAALIYFLNRRHAELLDEITQLDTRRKLLAIATLILFFLVITPVPLTVMGG; from the coding sequence ATGGCTTACGAGTATGTATCGTCGCCCGATTTTACTGCGCCGCTTCGCGCAGTGGTGGCCGAGGTGATGGATGTGGCCGACGTGACCCTGGGCCGCAACCAGGAGTATGCCGTTCGCTTTCGCGGCCAACTCAGGATCGATTCAGTGGAAGCCTACGAAAGAGTGGCCGACGTGTTCCGCGCGCACGATTACACGCCGCTCTTTCGCATCGAAGACGGTCAGCACGTCATCAAGGCCCTCCCTGGCATCATCAACCCCCGCCCTTCCAACCCGTGGATCAACCTGATCCTGTTTGTGCTGACGGTCTTCAGCGCTTTCTATACCGGCTCGTTGTACAGCTACCACGGGCCGGAAACTGATCTGGGCCGGGTTCTGTTTCAAGCCTTGTTGCAAATTTACACCGGCTGGCCTTTCGCGCTGGGGATGCTTTCGATTTTGCTGGCGCATGAGTTCGGCCACTATATCGTGGCCCGGCTCAACGGGGCGCCCGTCACTTTGCCCTACTTCATCCCAATGCCTTACCCGATCAGTCCATTCGGCACTCTGGGCGCGGTGATTGCTATGAAGGCGCCCGTGCGGAACCGGCGAATCTTGTTGGATATCGGTATTGCCGGACCGCTGGCTGGCTTTGTTGTCGCCGTTCCGGTGCTCATCATTGGGCTGATGCGATCTCATATTGATCTGATCCCATCGTCCTTCCCGCCTGGGCAAGGGCTTAGCCTTGAAGGCAATTCAATTATCTATCTATTGACGAAAGCGTTGGTATTTGGCCGCTTATTGCCCACGCCTTACAGCTATGGAGCGGGTGGGCCGTTGCTCTATTGGTTGCGATATTTCTTTACCAGCACCCCGCCGCCTCTGGGCGGGGAAGACGTGTTGTTGGATCAGGTGGCCTGGGCCGGTTGGGCAGGGTTGCTGGTCACCGGCCTGAATTTGATCCCGGCCGGCCAACTGGATGGCGGCCACACTTTGTACGTTTTGCTTGGGAAACGGGTGGAAAAAATATTGCCGGTGATTCTGGTGGTGCTGGCCGGTTTGGGATTCTTCTGGCCGGGCTGGTGGTTGTGGGCGGCCCTCATTTACTTTCTCAACCGCCGCCACGCCGAACTATTGGATGAAATTACACAACTCGACACGCGCCGCAAGCTGTTGGCAATCGCGACTCTGATTCTATTTTTCCTCGTCATTACCCCTGTGCCGCTGACAGTTATGGGCGGTTAA